From Limibacillus halophilus, the proteins below share one genomic window:
- a CDS encoding carnitinyl-CoA dehydratase: MGKEAIKVERRGAVFEVTLDRPKANAIDNETSRAMGDIFAGFRDDPSLHVAIVTGGTGRFFSAGWDLKAAAEGVRPDSDYGVGGFGGLQELPGLNKPVIAAVNGMAVGGGFELALSCDIILASDQARFALPEIKAGTLADAATVKLPKRMPYHVAMELLLVGRWMEVEEAKHWGVVNEIVPHDQLMPRAREVADLLAAGPQLVFAAIKEVARTAENRTFQETMDLINGGKLATVQRLYNSADQLEGAKAFAAKRGPEWKGQ; this comes from the coding sequence ATGGGTAAGGAAGCCATCAAGGTGGAACGCCGGGGCGCGGTGTTCGAGGTTACTTTGGACCGGCCAAAGGCCAACGCCATCGACAACGAGACCAGCCGTGCCATGGGGGATATCTTTGCTGGGTTTCGCGATGACCCGTCACTGCATGTCGCCATCGTAACGGGCGGCACCGGGCGTTTCTTCAGTGCAGGCTGGGATCTGAAGGCAGCGGCCGAGGGCGTGCGGCCCGACAGCGATTATGGGGTTGGAGGCTTTGGCGGGCTGCAGGAGCTGCCAGGCCTCAACAAACCGGTTATCGCCGCGGTCAACGGCATGGCGGTCGGTGGCGGCTTCGAGCTGGCCTTGTCCTGCGATATTATCCTGGCGTCCGATCAGGCCCGTTTTGCGCTGCCGGAGATTAAGGCTGGAACCTTGGCCGATGCAGCGACCGTTAAACTTCCCAAACGCATGCCCTACCACGTGGCCATGGAATTGCTCTTGGTGGGCCGTTGGATGGAGGTCGAGGAAGCCAAGCACTGGGGCGTGGTGAACGAAATTGTACCGCATGACCAACTGATGCCGCGCGCAAGAGAAGTCGCCGATTTACTGGCCGCGGGGCCGCAGCTTGTTTTTGCGGCCATCAAGGAGGTGGCCCGCACGGCGGAGAATCGCACCTTCCAGGAGACCATGGACTTGATAAACGGCGGTAAGCTTGCCACCGTCCAGAGGCTCTACAACAGTGCTGATCAGTTGGAGGGCGCCAAGGCCTTCGCTGCCAAGCGGGGGCCCGAATGGAAGGGGCAATAG
- a CDS encoding acetate--CoA ligase family protein, translating to MDERPAGTKLSGFQRLLHPRSIAVIGGREAAEVIRQCRRMGYSGLIYPVHPRHEKVEGVPCFRTLADLPEVPDAAFVAVRRELSIEVVRELAAMGAGGAICYASGFRETGGAGEDLQAALIEASGDMPILGPNCYGLINYLEGALLWPDQHGGQRRERGVAILTQSGNMAINLTMNQRGLPIAFLVAMGNQAKVGLAAMADALLEDPRVSAIGLHIEGLGDAAAFVTLAAKARARGVPLVALKVGRSEAAAALTFSHTASLAGADAVADAFLRRLGIGRVHNVPAFLETLKLLHQGGPLTGRDLASMSCSGGEASLIADAIDSRKLRFRSLDPAQRQRVKDTLSDLVHVSNPLDYHTFIWADETRMTETFAAMLGCGFDLSFLILDFPRADRCETHDWDITLRALEAASRRTGGRCAVVASLPENLPEARAEDILARGMIPFGGIEEALTAAEVAAAIGDAWRRDWPEPVTIPPLTKGEAVSMSEWAAKQRLRAAGLPLPRGGLAANAAEAMVIAEALGFPVVLKAVGEGLAHKSELGAVRLGLADADSVAHAAEELLPMGSGLLVEEMIGDGLAEVIVGCQRDPVIGPYLLLGSGGVLVELIADSVLLPLPASRAEIEEGLSRLKVAQLLAGYRGKPPGDRAALIAAVEAIQRFALSEAGRLIELDVNPVIVRPHGKGVVAVDAFMRIVKGEKNG from the coding sequence ATGGACGAACGGCCCGCTGGTACTAAGTTGAGCGGTTTTCAACGCCTTTTGCACCCTCGCTCCATTGCCGTGATTGGCGGACGTGAAGCCGCCGAAGTCATACGTCAGTGCCGCCGCATGGGCTATAGCGGACTGATTTATCCGGTGCATCCACGCCACGAGAAAGTCGAGGGTGTGCCTTGCTTCAGAACTTTGGCCGATCTGCCTGAAGTTCCCGATGCTGCCTTCGTGGCGGTCAGGCGGGAGCTTTCCATCGAGGTGGTGCGTGAACTGGCCGCCATGGGCGCAGGGGGAGCCATCTGCTACGCCTCCGGATTTCGCGAAACCGGCGGGGCGGGCGAAGACCTTCAGGCCGCACTGATCGAGGCGTCCGGCGACATGCCGATCCTGGGCCCCAACTGCTATGGCCTGATTAACTACCTGGAGGGGGCTTTACTCTGGCCTGATCAGCATGGCGGCCAGCGCCGGGAGCGGGGCGTGGCCATTCTGACTCAAAGCGGCAACATGGCCATCAACTTGACCATGAACCAGCGCGGCCTGCCGATAGCCTTCCTCGTCGCCATGGGCAATCAGGCAAAGGTTGGTTTGGCGGCGATGGCTGATGCCCTGCTGGAGGACCCCCGCGTCAGCGCCATCGGCCTGCATATAGAAGGACTGGGTGATGCCGCCGCTTTCGTGACGCTTGCCGCAAAAGCACGTGCCAGGGGAGTGCCCCTGGTTGCGCTGAAAGTAGGGCGCTCGGAGGCGGCCGCGGCGCTGACCTTCAGCCATACGGCTTCGCTGGCGGGGGCTGATGCCGTCGCTGACGCCTTTCTTCGCCGTTTGGGTATCGGCCGTGTCCACAACGTGCCGGCGTTCCTGGAAACCTTGAAGCTGTTGCATCAAGGCGGTCCCTTGACGGGCCGCGATCTCGCTTCGATGAGTTGTTCGGGAGGCGAGGCTTCGCTCATTGCCGATGCCATTGATAGCCGCAAATTGCGGTTTCGAAGCTTAGACCCGGCGCAGCGCCAACGGGTCAAAGATACCTTGAGCGATCTGGTGCACGTCTCCAATCCGCTGGATTACCACACCTTCATCTGGGCCGATGAGACGCGCATGACCGAAACCTTTGCAGCCATGCTGGGCTGCGGTTTCGATCTCAGTTTCTTGATCCTGGACTTTCCGCGGGCCGATCGTTGCGAGACCCACGATTGGGATATCACGCTAAGAGCATTGGAGGCTGCATCGCGACGGACGGGCGGGCGTTGCGCTGTTGTCGCCTCCCTTCCCGAAAATTTGCCGGAAGCCAGGGCCGAGGATATCTTGGCTCGCGGGATGATCCCCTTCGGGGGTATCGAGGAGGCCCTGACCGCCGCCGAGGTCGCCGCTGCCATCGGCGATGCTTGGCGTCGGGATTGGCCTGAACCTGTTACCATCCCGCCTCTGACGAAAGGTGAGGCCGTGTCCATGAGCGAATGGGCGGCCAAGCAGCGCCTGCGAGCAGCCGGGCTCCCTCTACCGCGAGGCGGTCTTGCGGCGAACGCCGCCGAAGCCATGGTGATTGCTGAGGCGCTGGGTTTTCCGGTGGTGTTGAAGGCGGTGGGCGAGGGGTTGGCGCACAAGAGCGAACTAGGGGCGGTGCGTTTGGGCCTGGCGGATGCCGATAGCGTGGCCCACGCGGCCGAGGAGTTGCTGCCCATGGGCAGTGGACTGTTGGTAGAGGAAATGATCGGCGACGGCTTGGCCGAAGTCATTGTTGGCTGCCAGCGCGATCCTGTGATTGGTCCTTATTTGCTGTTGGGGTCCGGCGGTGTTCTGGTGGAGTTGATCGCGGATTCGGTGCTGCTGCCCCTGCCTGCCAGCCGGGCCGAGATTGAGGAGGGCCTGTCTCGCTTGAAGGTGGCGCAGCTATTGGCGGGTTATCGCGGCAAGCCTCCGGGGGACCGGGCGGCGCTGATCGCTGCTGTTGAGGCGATCCAGCGGTTTGCCTTGTCCGAGGCGGGACGCTTGATCGAACTGGACGTCAATCCCGTCATCGTCCGGCCGCACGGCAAGGGCGTGGTCGCGGTGGATGCATTCATGCGGATTGTGAAGGGAGAAAAGAATGGGTAA
- a CDS encoding acyl-CoA dehydrogenase family protein has product MHFGLTQEQEMVVDTVRSFVEKELYPLEAEVERSGICAPEIGREIQRKVMEMGFYAPNIPEAYGGGGLDHLTFALLERELGRASMALSVWWGRPSNILCACNDEQRERYLLPSVRGERIDALAMTEPDAGSDVRGMKCFARADGDDFVINGTKHFISHADIADFVIVFVATGEEETARGPKKKITCFLVDRGTPGFEIRKGYNSVSHRGYHNSILSFDDCRLPSSQILGELDGGFAVMNSWLYATRITVAAMSVGRARRCFDMAVDWAAERKQFGQPIGKFQGVSFKLADMVTSIDAADWLTLAAAWRLDQGLDANREIAQAKVFASETLAKVTDETLQIFGGMGLMDELPIERFWRDARVERIWDGTSEIQRHIISRELLRPKGA; this is encoded by the coding sequence ATGCATTTCGGTTTGACCCAGGAACAGGAGATGGTGGTCGACACCGTTCGCAGCTTCGTCGAGAAAGAGCTTTATCCTCTGGAAGCGGAGGTGGAGCGCAGCGGCATCTGCGCACCGGAGATCGGCCGTGAGATCCAGCGCAAGGTGATGGAGATGGGGTTCTATGCGCCCAACATCCCGGAGGCCTACGGCGGCGGCGGGTTGGATCATCTGACTTTTGCCTTGCTTGAGCGTGAGTTGGGCCGCGCCTCCATGGCGCTTTCGGTTTGGTGGGGCCGCCCGTCGAACATCCTGTGCGCCTGCAACGACGAACAACGCGAGCGCTATTTATTACCCAGCGTGCGCGGCGAAAGGATCGACGCGCTGGCGATGACCGAGCCGGACGCGGGGTCCGATGTACGCGGCATGAAATGCTTTGCGCGGGCCGACGGCGATGACTTCGTAATCAACGGAACCAAACATTTTATCAGCCACGCGGATATCGCTGATTTCGTGATCGTTTTCGTGGCGACCGGCGAGGAGGAAACCGCACGCGGCCCGAAAAAGAAAATCACCTGCTTCCTGGTCGACCGAGGTACGCCGGGCTTCGAAATCCGCAAGGGATACAACTCGGTCTCGCATCGGGGCTATCACAACAGCATTCTCTCGTTCGATGATTGCCGGCTTCCTTCCAGTCAAATTCTTGGTGAACTGGACGGCGGCTTTGCCGTCATGAACTCGTGGCTCTATGCGACGCGGATCACTGTTGCCGCGATGTCGGTCGGGCGGGCGCGGCGATGTTTCGATATGGCGGTCGATTGGGCTGCCGAGCGCAAGCAGTTCGGCCAGCCAATCGGCAAGTTCCAGGGCGTGTCCTTCAAGTTGGCCGACATGGTTACGTCGATCGATGCGGCGGACTGGTTGACACTGGCTGCCGCCTGGCGGCTGGACCAGGGGCTGGATGCCAATCGCGAGATTGCTCAGGCCAAGGTCTTTGCATCGGAAACCTTGGCGAAAGTGACCGATGAGACGCTACAGATTTTCGGCGGCATGGGCTTGATGGATGAACTGCCCATCGAGCGCTTCTGGCGGGACGCCAGGGTCGAGCGTATCTGGGACGGCACCAGCGAGATTCAACGCCATATCATTAGCCGGGAATTGCTGCGGCCCAAGGGGGCTTGA
- a CDS encoding SDR family oxidoreductase, which produces MATRHNDPGVKTMRKVIITAGAGGIGKVLAESFLGEGDSVAVCDASPETLTRFKADHPDVPAYRADVTDEPQVTAFMAQAQETLGGVDILVNTAGIAGPTGPLEELSLVDWRACLAVTLDGSFLCSRAVIPAMKAQGSGLIVNFSSTAGLFGFARRSPYATAKWGVIGLTKTMASELGPHGIRVNAICPGSVEGERMVRVIAAEAKATGDSEETVRARYTKDSSLRRFIRPEEVAGMVLYLASPLGSAVSGQALAVDGNTESK; this is translated from the coding sequence GTGGCGACAAGACATAACGATCCGGGGGTTAAGACGATGCGCAAGGTCATCATCACGGCAGGCGCCGGTGGCATCGGGAAGGTTTTGGCTGAAAGCTTCCTGGGCGAGGGTGATTCGGTGGCGGTCTGCGACGCTTCGCCGGAGACCTTGACGCGCTTCAAAGCCGATCATCCGGACGTCCCTGCTTATCGGGCGGACGTTACGGATGAACCTCAGGTCACGGCCTTCATGGCCCAGGCGCAGGAGACGCTGGGCGGGGTCGACATTCTGGTCAACACCGCCGGTATCGCCGGACCGACCGGTCCTCTTGAAGAGCTATCGCTAGTGGATTGGCGTGCCTGTCTTGCGGTGACTTTGGACGGCAGTTTCCTTTGCAGTCGCGCGGTCATTCCGGCGATGAAGGCGCAGGGCAGCGGTTTGATCGTAAACTTCTCCTCGACGGCCGGGCTCTTTGGTTTTGCGCGGCGCAGCCCCTACGCCACGGCTAAATGGGGCGTGATCGGCCTGACCAAGACCATGGCCAGCGAACTGGGCCCGCATGGAATTCGGGTTAATGCCATCTGCCCCGGTTCGGTTGAAGGAGAACGTATGGTCCGCGTGATCGCCGCCGAGGCAAAGGCGACTGGCGACAGCGAAGAGACGGTGCGCGCCCGCTACACCAAGGACTCGTCGCTGCGGCGGTTCATTCGCCCGGAGGAGGTGGCTGGTATGGTGTTGTATCTGGCATCGCCCCTGGGTAGCGCTGTGTCGGGGCAAGCCCTGGCGGTGGACGGTAACACGGAATCCAAGTAG
- a CDS encoding 3-hydroxyacyl-CoA dehydrogenase NAD-binding domain-containing protein gives MSVIGKAALLGGGVIGGGWAARLLLNGIDVVLFDPDPQAARKMGEVMTNARRAFADLIPEGRPSEGRLTITADLAEAVSGATFIQESAPERLELKQNLFAEVDALAPEDALICSSTSGLLPTELQAKMKRPERLLVAHPFNPVYLLPLVELVGGEKTAPEAIERAKTLYVSLGMKPLHVRREIEAFIADRLMEALWREALWLVKDGIASAEEIDDAIRYGCGLRWAQMGTFQVFNIAGGEAGMRHFMAQFGPALKWPWTKLMDVPEMTEELIERIAEQTDAQAGGRSFRELERIRDENLVAIMQALEPKDWGAGAVLKQYRAQLRGDKT, from the coding sequence ATGTCAGTGATTGGCAAGGCAGCCCTCCTTGGCGGCGGCGTTATCGGCGGCGGCTGGGCGGCGCGTCTGCTGTTGAACGGGATCGATGTTGTTCTCTTCGATCCGGACCCACAGGCCGCACGCAAAATGGGCGAAGTCATGACGAACGCACGACGCGCCTTCGCCGACCTGATTCCGGAAGGGCGGCCCAGCGAGGGTCGTCTGACGATCACCGCCGATCTCGCCGAGGCGGTCAGCGGTGCCACCTTCATTCAGGAGTCCGCACCGGAGCGCCTTGAATTGAAGCAGAACCTCTTTGCCGAGGTGGATGCTCTCGCGCCGGAGGATGCGTTGATCTGTTCATCCACCTCCGGCCTCTTGCCGACGGAACTGCAGGCAAAGATGAAGCGCCCTGAGCGACTGCTGGTCGCGCATCCGTTCAATCCGGTTTACCTCTTGCCGTTGGTTGAGCTTGTCGGCGGTGAAAAGACCGCACCGGAAGCGATCGAGCGCGCCAAGACCCTCTATGTGTCTCTGGGGATGAAACCGCTGCATGTACGGCGTGAGATCGAGGCCTTTATCGCTGACCGCTTGATGGAGGCGCTGTGGCGTGAGGCCCTGTGGTTGGTCAAGGACGGCATAGCCTCTGCCGAGGAGATCGATGACGCCATCCGGTATGGATGCGGCCTGCGCTGGGCGCAGATGGGTACCTTCCAAGTCTTCAATATCGCGGGCGGCGAGGCTGGCATGCGCCATTTCATGGCGCAGTTCGGACCGGCCCTGAAATGGCCCTGGACAAAGTTGATGGACGTGCCTGAGATGACGGAGGAGCTTATCGAACGCATCGCCGAGCAAACCGACGCGCAAGCCGGCGGTCGATCCTTTCGAGAACTCGAGCGCATCCGCGACGAAAATTTGGTGGCGATCATGCAGGCACTGGAGCCCAAGGACTGGGGCGCGGGCGCGGTTCTAAAGCAGTACCGGGCGCAGCTTCGTGGCGACAAGACATAA
- a CDS encoding 3-keto-5-aminohexanoate cleavage protein translates to MNREVFITCAVTGAGDTVGKSDKVPVTPKEIADSAIEAAKAGAAIVHIHVRDPETGRGSRDPKLFKEVVDRIRSSDVDVVLNLTAGMGGDLVFGEGEQPLPLDESGTDIAGPLERLAHVEQLLPEICTLDCGSMNFAAGGNYIMCNPPAALNAMARRVQELGVRPELEVFDFGHLVMVHDMIKDGVLDDPIMVQLCMGIPYGAPDDPGTLMALVNRLPRDAVFSAFSIGRNQLPYVAMAMLAGGNVRVGLEDNIYLDRGVLATNAQLVERAVHILDGMNVKLLGPDAVREKLKLKKRG, encoded by the coding sequence ATGAACCGGGAAGTTTTCATAACCTGCGCGGTCACCGGCGCCGGAGATACGGTCGGCAAGAGTGACAAGGTGCCTGTGACACCCAAGGAAATCGCCGACAGTGCAATCGAGGCAGCCAAGGCGGGCGCCGCCATAGTGCACATTCATGTGCGCGATCCGGAGACCGGGCGTGGGTCTCGTGATCCGAAGCTCTTCAAGGAAGTCGTGGATCGCATCCGCTCCAGCGACGTCGATGTTGTGTTGAATCTGACGGCAGGCATGGGCGGCGACTTGGTTTTCGGCGAGGGCGAGCAACCTCTGCCGCTGGATGAAAGCGGCACCGATATCGCTGGACCGTTGGAGCGCTTGGCTCATGTGGAGCAGCTATTGCCGGAGATCTGTACGCTGGATTGCGGATCCATGAATTTTGCCGCGGGTGGCAATTACATCATGTGCAATCCGCCCGCCGCCTTGAATGCCATGGCGCGCCGGGTCCAAGAGCTGGGCGTGCGGCCGGAACTCGAGGTTTTTGATTTCGGCCACTTGGTCATGGTCCATGACATGATCAAGGACGGCGTGCTCGACGACCCCATCATGGTTCAACTCTGCATGGGTATTCCTTACGGCGCGCCGGACGATCCAGGGACGTTGATGGCACTGGTTAATCGCCTGCCGAGGGATGCGGTTTTCTCGGCCTTTTCCATCGGCCGCAATCAACTTCCTTACGTTGCCATGGCGATGTTGGCCGGTGGCAATGTTCGGGTTGGATTGGAGGACAACATTTATCTCGATCGAGGCGTGTTGGCGACCAACGCACAGCTTGTCGAGCGTGCGGTTCATATCCTTGACGGCATGAACGTCAAGCTTCTCGGGCCGGACGCCGTGCGCGAGAAACTCAAGCTCAAGAAACGCGGGTAA
- a CDS encoding GlxA family transcriptional regulator, protein MLKPPHTHFFRPLAADQRQRVGLLLVPSFSHMTLAGIMDPLRAANRQAGRALYETCLISTDGKPVRSTSGFEIAVDASLGERLELDQLFVVSSYEVDKFCKPAVLRDLRRVAASGLPIGGMESGVFVLARAGLLDGYRATAHWEDLDHFATEFPRVATVGDRYVVDRNRASTSGAIPTLDFAIHLLRQQQGFALALEVASTFIYEQESSPRDAQRMLSLGRLKWAEPHLAAAIDLMEQNLEQPLSLMKLASRIGVSERTLQRDFHRVMGTSPARFYQWIRLNAARRLLLQTDLPMTDVAAACGFEDRSAFSRAFRTRFDNAPSVLRGEDRKPPSGSVRRG, encoded by the coding sequence ATGCTAAAACCGCCACATACGCATTTCTTCCGACCGCTTGCCGCCGACCAGCGCCAGCGTGTGGGCCTATTGCTGGTGCCGTCATTCTCGCACATGACACTGGCGGGAATCATGGATCCATTGCGCGCAGCCAACAGGCAGGCAGGCCGGGCGCTATACGAGACCTGTCTGATCTCCACGGATGGCAAGCCGGTAAGGAGCACAAGTGGCTTTGAAATCGCCGTCGACGCGAGCCTTGGCGAGCGCCTGGAACTGGATCAATTGTTCGTGGTTTCAAGCTATGAGGTGGATAAGTTCTGCAAGCCAGCGGTCCTGCGTGACCTTCGTCGCGTCGCGGCCAGCGGCCTGCCTATCGGCGGCATGGAATCAGGTGTCTTCGTTCTGGCGCGCGCCGGTCTGCTAGACGGGTACCGCGCAACGGCTCACTGGGAGGATCTGGACCATTTCGCAACCGAGTTTCCACGGGTCGCGACAGTCGGTGACCGTTATGTGGTCGACCGCAACAGAGCCTCCACAAGCGGCGCTATTCCTACCTTGGATTTCGCAATCCATCTGCTTCGCCAACAACAGGGCTTTGCCCTGGCATTGGAAGTCGCAAGCACCTTCATCTACGAGCAGGAGTCGTCGCCGCGCGACGCGCAACGCATGCTATCGCTGGGCCGTCTGAAATGGGCCGAGCCGCATTTGGCAGCCGCCATCGACCTGATGGAGCAAAATCTGGAACAACCATTGTCGTTGATGAAGCTGGCATCCCGCATCGGCGTCAGCGAACGGACATTGCAGCGCGATTTTCATCGGGTCATGGGGACCTCGCCTGCCCGCTTCTACCAGTGGATCAGACTCAACGCCGCTCGCCGCCTGCTTTTGCAAACCGACCTACCCATGACGGATGTCGCCGCAGCCTGCGGATTCGAGGATCGCTCCGCATTCTCCCGCGCCTTTCGCACAAGATTTGATAACGCGCCTTCTGTCCTGCGCGGCGAAGATCGCAAGCCGCCTAGCGGTTCGGTCCGAAGAGGCTGA
- a CDS encoding carbonic anhydrase, protein MLQKLLENNKIWAARKIERDPDFFRRLSRQQTPRFLWIGCSDSRVPANEIVGMDPGEIFVHRNVANQVHPVDLNCSSVLQFAIHGLKTSEIILCGHYGCSGVRAALEGNATGLSEHWLAPIQSIIDSNKSDLDSCQGEEERRDRLCELNVAQQVLNLAESPVIRAAWRAGQKVNIHGWIYGLKDGLIRDLDISLFGPNR, encoded by the coding sequence ATGCTGCAAAAATTGTTGGAGAACAATAAGATTTGGGCCGCTCGCAAAATCGAGCGCGATCCGGATTTCTTTCGCCGCCTGTCCCGACAACAAACCCCCAGGTTCCTATGGATCGGATGCAGTGACAGCCGCGTACCTGCCAACGAGATTGTGGGCATGGACCCAGGTGAGATTTTTGTTCACCGCAATGTCGCCAACCAAGTGCACCCGGTTGACCTCAATTGCAGCTCCGTCTTGCAGTTCGCCATTCACGGCTTGAAAACCAGCGAGATTATTCTTTGTGGCCACTACGGCTGCTCCGGGGTGCGCGCGGCCCTGGAGGGGAATGCGACCGGTTTGTCGGAACATTGGTTGGCGCCGATCCAATCAATCATCGACAGCAACAAAAGCGACCTGGATTCCTGTCAGGGAGAGGAAGAGCGGCGCGACCGGCTTTGTGAATTGAATGTCGCCCAGCAAGTGCTCAATCTAGCCGAATCGCCGGTTATCAGGGCAGCCTGGCGCGCTGGGCAGAAGGTGAACATTCATGGTTGGATCTATGGTCTGAAGGACGGGTTGATTCGCGACCTGGATATCAGCCTCTTCGGACCGAACCGCTAG
- a CDS encoding mannose-1-phosphate guanylyltransferase/mannose-6-phosphate isomerase yields MSPIFPVILSGGAGTRLWPQSRQAYPKQFLSLTSGQTLLQQTAERLFAVASTPPLVICNEVHRFIVAEQLRTLPAGSAEIILEPVGRNTAPAITLAALAATKDGADPIVVISPADHVVMNSQAFEVVTGQAVSLAEDGFVVTFGVTPDRPETGYGYIKPGEQINGSPGHRIAHFVEKPNADRAAVMLSQGGFLWNSGLFVFKASVLLSELEHLAPEILAACRLALDGAERDLDFLRLASEPFTACPAGSFDVLVMEQTGKGAVVELDAGWTDIGSWDALWQLLDKDADGNAGRGDVIALESKNSLVWSEKSLLAVFGVENLIVVESDDSILVADRGRAQEIRKVVARLDAEGSTRHQVHRRVYRPWGSFDALDSGERFQVKSIVIKPGQGTSMQLHHHRAEHWIVVRGCAKVTCEDREIILEENQSTYIPRGAKHRLENPGKGDLELIEVQSGSYLGEDDIVRFDDVYGRE; encoded by the coding sequence ATGTCACCGATCTTTCCGGTCATTCTGAGCGGCGGTGCGGGTACGCGCTTGTGGCCGCAGTCGCGTCAGGCCTACCCAAAGCAGTTCCTTTCGCTGACGTCCGGGCAAACCCTGTTGCAGCAAACCGCGGAGCGTTTGTTTGCGGTCGCGTCTACACCACCGCTTGTGATTTGCAATGAGGTGCATCGCTTCATCGTTGCCGAGCAGCTTCGGACGCTGCCGGCGGGGTCTGCAGAGATAATTCTGGAACCGGTTGGTCGAAACACTGCGCCGGCGATCACCCTGGCTGCCTTGGCGGCTACAAAGGATGGCGCCGACCCGATTGTGGTCATTTCACCGGCCGATCATGTGGTGATGAATTCGCAGGCCTTTGAAGTGGTAACCGGCCAGGCGGTTAGCCTGGCGGAAGACGGCTTTGTTGTTACTTTCGGGGTAACTCCTGATCGCCCTGAAACCGGCTATGGTTACATCAAGCCCGGTGAGCAGATTAATGGGAGCCCAGGTCATCGCATCGCCCATTTTGTGGAAAAGCCGAACGCGGACCGGGCTGCCGTCATGCTGTCCCAAGGCGGGTTTCTGTGGAACAGCGGTCTGTTCGTTTTCAAGGCTTCGGTCTTACTTTCAGAACTCGAGCACCTGGCGCCCGAGATACTGGCCGCCTGCCGACTTGCTTTGGACGGCGCCGAGCGCGACCTCGATTTTTTGCGGCTGGCCTCCGAGCCTTTCACGGCCTGTCCTGCCGGCTCCTTCGATGTCCTAGTGATGGAACAAACAGGCAAGGGAGCGGTGGTCGAACTTGATGCGGGCTGGACCGACATAGGTTCGTGGGATGCACTCTGGCAATTGCTGGACAAGGATGCGGACGGGAATGCCGGGCGGGGCGACGTGATTGCGTTGGAAAGCAAAAATTCCCTGGTTTGGTCGGAGAAAAGCCTGCTGGCAGTCTTCGGCGTCGAGAACCTGATAGTCGTCGAATCAGATGATTCAATTCTGGTCGCCGACCGTGGGCGGGCGCAGGAAATTCGCAAGGTCGTGGCCAGACTGGATGCCGAGGGCAGCACGCGGCATCAGGTTCATCGGCGGGTCTATCGCCCTTGGGGTAGTTTTGATGCTCTGGATTCCGGAGAGCGATTTCAGGTTAAGAGCATTGTCATCAAGCCAGGGCAGGGAACCTCGATGCAGTTGCACCATCACAGGGCCGAGCACTGGATCGTTGTGCGGGGCTGCGCCAAGGTGACCTGCGAGGATCGAGAGATTATCCTGGAGGAGAACCAATCGACCTATATTCCACGCGGTGCGAAACACCGGCTGGAGAATCCGGGAAAGGGCGACCTGGAGTTGATCGAAGTTCAAAGTGGCAGCTATCTGGGTGAAGACGACATCGTTCGATTCGATGATGTCTATGGGCGCGAGTAG